TCATAGCGGCACAAAAGAATTCTTAGTCCGATCCCCACTCATTGATTAGTAATCTGATTATTCAGAAAAAATCGCACTGCATACGATTTGACTGGTCGCTATCGATACTCAATATTCGTGGATGATTCAGTGGTGTCGCCTTCTACCAGTGGCCGTCATGGACACTTTGAGAAAAACGCGCATTTCCAGAGGAGCGCGTTGATCCAAATATTGACCCGTTCAAAATTTATTTTATCCTGTTGGGAAGTTCATTAGAAATGACAGCATCGTGTACGCCCGCGCCCTTAGCGGTGAGAACCACTTAATCGTGGCGACAAGCTTGTACTAACAACTAGTGCCTTGCTACCGATCCAGCAACTTGCGCGGATGGACAATGACATATTGCACTCTGTAGCATGAACCAGGCGTCAACAAAGAGTACGTCAGAAACTCGCCAGTCGAACGATCAACGTACTCACAGACCTGACAAAGGGACGACTCTACGTTAAACAGAAAAATCTCGCAAGGATAGCCTCTCATACAAGCAACGGCGTGTTGTCCTTCCGGACGAATCTGAGACTCCTGGCGAGACGCCGTTCGAAATGGACTCCCTGAAGACAGCTGACGTCAGTGGCGAGTGATGTCCCCGGGTCCTAATTCCCGCGAGAGCGGATCAACCCTCTAACACGACACGACGCCACCCCCCACGAAAGTGGTTATTCATACGGTACGATTACTAGTGGGTATCTTCTTGAACGGCTATTGACGGCTCTAGCCAAAGACCCCCCTGAGAGGTTCCACTCCCGACAACAGTTGTCTCCAGAGAATGAACTCCCTTTTCATGATCCATGGTAACATTTAACCATAAGGAATACTAATCATTGAGAGGTATGTAAGGATGAGCAAATCCTTTCCGCTATCAAGCAATCGTGGTGAGCAATTAGCACCATCTCAAGATGAGGAAGCCGACGATAATCCGCTTAGAGATACGAATTTGCAGTCCTTAGTCTCTTAATTACGGTTACTTTCGTGACTATCCTGCTTCCGGCTTTTGCTCCCGGGGGAGAATCAGTCAGTGTTCTCAATCCCACATGGCTTCTCAGTTTGTTTCTCGGTTGCTGGTTCGCACTGTAGATCTACCTTCAGGTCCTCTGGACGTGGAGCGATAACCGATTAAACCTATTATAACATTCAGACCATTTCCCATAATATACTTCCATATTATAATCAGTTATTATATATCACTGAGTGTATTTGGTATTCTTCTTAAGAATAGAGAATAGATAATTGGATATCACTCTACGAGTAGCTCGTAACAAAATCATCTGTGATCGCGTTGCCAAGCTCATAGAGATGGTGTTCCTTGAGTGGCTCAGAGAGCTGATTGAGGGACCGCTGAGCGATCCATACGTACTCGGTGACACGATCTTGTGCGTAGGCAATGCTCCCAACGGATTTGAGTTCGGAAATGAGTGAGTCATAGGCTTCATCAGTCCCTTCGAGAAGTGCAGGAACATCGACCCCATACTGGTGTGCGTGAATCGTCATAATATTCACCGGCTCTAGGTTTCGACTCGAGATAGTGCCAGCTAGATCTGGTTCTCTAGTGACTTTACGAATATTATGGTAGATATGGAATGCAACACCTATGTGACGGCCATATTCTGCCAATTGGTGAGCAATACACGTATCCTTTCCAGCGAGTATGGCGCCGATATAAGCTGATGAAGCGAACAGAGACCCTGTCTTTAGCCGCAGCATTTTGAGATATGTGGTTTCTGTAGCTGATTCATGGGAATTGAGTGAACAACTGAGCATCTGGCCTTCAAAAACATGCCTACACCCCCTCAGTAGGTTCCGTTGGCAGACGATAAGATCTTCAGCTGGTGCATCCGTCTCAAGGAGTATCTCGAGCGCTTTTGGAAATAGAGCATCTCCTGCTAGAATTGCAATTGATTGATCCTGTTTTGTATCAACCAGTGGCTTTCCTTGACGTCGCTCGCTTTGCTTGATGACGTCATCATGCGCGACAGAGAGTATATAAGATAATTCTACCGCAAGCGCTGCAGGAATAATATCTTCCGTTTTGTCCTTCTCAATTTCAAAAGTATCGGCGACAAGTAAGAGGAGTGTCGCCCGAAGTCGGTATTCCTCAGGTTCAATTGAATACGGAATCGGTTCGGATAGGCTCGCTGGTAACTCATTCGCAAACAAAAAATCTAGTTCGGCAGATATTCGATCAGAATATTCAGTAACTACTGCTTCCAATGACGTGACGTCATTCATACTATTATTTAAAGTTCCGTTCATATATTATGAATATCTATAGGAAGAGAATATTATCAATGTAGAGTTGTTGATCTTCCGATTTTTCCTCGTCACAATTGACATTGTATAGTCTCACGTGTGAGACCTCAATTCGGAATCGAGATATGAGGAGATCGACACACGGGTTATTGCTGTCGCGTCTTCTCGAGTAGTTGTTGCCCGAGTATACATTGTGCCATTAACGATGGCAAGAACATGCTCTGCAATCCGCGTGGCGTCAACATCTCGAAAAGTCCCGTTCTTGATTCCCTGTCTAATTATATTCTCTATAGTAGCCGCGATTTGTTCATCCATCTGTGTAAACTGTTCTTTGAAGGCTTCGTTCGTTACAGCTTGTGAGCGAAGGGCAATCATCACTTCCTGGGTCTGGCGCTGCTCCTCGTTGGGGCGGAGTGGCAAGAGTTTTTCGATGACATGCTCAAGGTCTTCGTCAGGATTATCTCCCGTCTCAGTACTAACTACCGTCTCGAATCGGTCGACAGCAAATTCGAGGAAAGCGACCAAGAGGTCCTCCTTGGAATCATAATGGTAGTAGAGGGCAGCTTTCGATTTCCCGAGTTCATCCGCAATTTGGGAGATCGATAGGCCTGGGTAACCGCGATCTAGAAGAACTTCATAGGTTGCCTGCATGATCTCTTCTTCAGCAGGGTTCCACTTCTCGGCAGGTGAGTCAGTTCCCATTATCAATTCACCTCTGTTTATCAGGTTTGTTTAGTGTATCGTCATCCATATCATCGAATTTGGTTCCACACCATTGGCAGAAGCTAAGCGATGGATCCACCTCCTCTCTACAAACCGGGCACGCCACTTCAGTGTCGGTTTCACTTTCGGTATCTTCAGCTAGTGCTTCGCGTTTATCAATCATTTGTTGTGACATTTGTTGAACTCTCGCGATAATATAAGCATCAATGACACTAGCAACGCCAACAAGAACAAGTGGAAGGACCGAAAGGGGATCGGCGATCGTCCCCCAACTGAGAGCGGACAGTGTTGAATCAGAGACAAATAGAACTGTCGTAACACTTATCACACTAAACCAGCCGAGTGCTCTGAGCCAGCGGCGAAGATATAGGTGCCCAAGTCCAGTGGCAGCGGTAGCTAAGAGAGCAGCTAGCAATGGATTATTTCGGAGCGAAATTTGCACCATACACATACTGAACGTTCGTTAGATATTAAAAAAGCTTCGCTTTAAAACGAGCTGGCTATCTTTACTAAACCTTATGGAGACGTACACTGGGAAGGAAACAAGCAAAATAGTGGTCCAGAAAAATTAATGGTTACCGAACGTTTAGTTACCCTCAAAAATACAAATTAACGCATTATACTAGTAATGACCAGAATCACCTAGATAATAAATCAGCGATCTCCTAACATGGGTACCATCTCTGTCGTTGGATAGTGAACCACCTCTTTATGTGCGGTTATAAACGTATAGCGACGTTACTGGTAATACTTGTTCTACAATAACGGCATATATAAATCACGACAATTACTCCACACAAGCCATCCTGTTCTAGTCACAACTCTGAGTAGCCTCTTCCTGATTTAGTAGTAGGAGCGTGAATAGAAACAGGTTCGTCGGTTCTATCCTCGAAAGCATATCACATCATGGTGTGATCAGCTTGACATCCACTCTACAATGAATCACCACGCCATCTCTTTACTACAAATCAGTATCAAGAACGTCCTCAACACATCACACTCCTTTCTCTAAATGAGAACGCGCCGCTCAAGATACACAGTAAGCTCCGTTCGAACAGCATCCACAGCGATCGCTTCGGTCGTTGCATAGCGCTCTATTGCTCCCACAATTGTCGTCAGTACGTACTCACTAACCTGCTCAACATCGAGTTCCTGCATAACGCCTTGATCAATCCCCTCTTGTAAAATAGATTTTAATTGTTCTTTTAGTGCGGTATCGATATCCACGATTCGGTTTCGGTAGGCCGCATTGGAGACGGCCTGGGCCCGTATTTCAACGTATGCGCCCAATGGGAGAGTCACCTCCTGAGAGTCAGACTCAGTCGACGCAAAGATCTGATCAATGAATTGCTGGAGGTCAGTAACTGGATCCAATTTGGACTCAACCTTGAATCCCTCTTGGATATCTTCCAGAACTCGTTCAAGAAATGCAAGCAGGAGTTCGTCCTTGTTCTCGTAGTGATAGTAGATCGAGGACTTGTTGATATCGGTAAAGTCGGCGATTCGCTGAATTGAGAGTCCAGCATACCCATACTGGTAGAGAGCTTTATACGTCGCCCAAAGGATCTGATCCGGTG
This DNA window, taken from Halalkalicoccus subterraneus, encodes the following:
- a CDS encoding polyprenyl synthetase family protein → MNDVTSLEAVVTEYSDRISAELDFLFANELPASLSEPIPYSIEPEEYRLRATLLLLVADTFEIEKDKTEDIIPAALAVELSYILSVAHDDVIKQSERRQGKPLVDTKQDQSIAILAGDALFPKALEILLETDAPAEDLIVCQRNLLRGCRHVFEGQMLSCSLNSHESATETTYLKMLRLKTGSLFASSAYIGAILAGKDTCIAHQLAEYGRHIGVAFHIYHNIRKVTREPDLAGTISSRNLEPVNIMTIHAHQYGVDVPALLEGTDEAYDSLISELKSVGSIAYAQDRVTEYVWIAQRSLNQLSEPLKEHHLYELGNAITDDFVTSYS
- a CDS encoding TetR/AcrR family transcriptional regulator — protein: MGTDSPAEKWNPAEEEIMQATYEVLLDRGYPGLSISQIADELGKSKAALYYHYDSKEDLLVAFLEFAVDRFETVVSTETGDNPDEDLEHVIEKLLPLRPNEEQRQTQEVMIALRSQAVTNEAFKEQFTQMDEQIAATIENIIRQGIKNGTFRDVDATRIAEHVLAIVNGTMYTRATTTREDATAITRVSISSYLDSELRSHT
- a CDS encoding zinc ribbon domain-containing protein, which translates into the protein MVQISLRNNPLLAALLATAATGLGHLYLRRWLRALGWFSVISVTTVLFVSDSTLSALSWGTIADPLSVLPLVLVGVASVIDAYIIARVQQMSQQMIDKREALAEDTESETDTEVACPVCREEVDPSLSFCQWCGTKFDDMDDDTLNKPDKQR
- a CDS encoding TetR/AcrR family transcriptional regulator, with protein sequence MAQFVPFDGDPVTTPDQILWATYKALYQYGYAGLSIQRIADFTDINKSSIYYHYENKDELLLAFLERVLEDIQEGFKVESKLDPVTDLQQFIDQIFASTESDSQEVTLPLGAYVEIRAQAVSNAAYRNRIVDIDTALKEQLKSILQEGIDQGVMQELDVEQVSEYVLTTIVGAIERYATTEAIAVDAVRTELTVYLERRVLI